A genomic segment from Desulfurispirillum indicum S5 encodes:
- a CDS encoding adenylosuccinate synthase, protein MANLVILGAQWGDEGKGKIVDLLSEKADVVVRYQGGHNAGHTVKVGDDETILHLIPSGILHEGKMCVIGQGVVVDPKALLDEIEKLEKKGIKVAGRLLISERANLIMPYHRVIDKSNESHRGEKKIGTTGRGIGPAYSDKMARIGIRFVDLLETELFAERLADNLQNYNYILEKLYHHPDLKFAQVFAEYEEYGQRLKPYIADTSLYLANAMARGEKILFEGAQGTLLDVDSGTYPYVTSSSCCSGGSLTGTGVGPQAINHVVGVMKAYTTRVGEGPFPTELLDADGEKLREIGHEYGATTGRPRRCGWFDSVVGRYAVRTNGLTGLAVTKLDVLDAFDTIKICTGYKIDGEVVQEFPASLSKLRRIEPVFEEMPGWKTSTVGAKGEQDLPPNAVAYLRRIEELVGCKAVLVSTGPKRDQTYFTPDFDTLL, encoded by the coding sequence ATGGCAAATCTCGTTATTTTAGGCGCCCAGTGGGGCGATGAGGGAAAAGGGAAAATAGTCGACCTGCTTTCGGAGAAGGCTGATGTGGTCGTTCGTTACCAGGGTGGACACAATGCCGGGCATACCGTCAAGGTCGGTGACGATGAAACTATCCTGCACCTGATTCCCAGTGGCATCCTGCACGAAGGAAAGATGTGCGTGATCGGCCAGGGTGTAGTGGTTGATCCCAAGGCCCTGCTGGATGAAATTGAAAAGCTTGAGAAAAAAGGTATCAAAGTGGCCGGTCGCCTGCTCATCTCCGAGCGCGCCAACCTGATCATGCCCTACCATCGTGTCATCGACAAATCCAACGAGAGTCACCGCGGCGAAAAGAAGATCGGCACCACCGGGCGCGGTATCGGCCCCGCCTATTCCGACAAGATGGCCCGCATCGGCATCCGCTTTGTGGATCTTCTGGAAACAGAGCTCTTTGCCGAGCGCCTGGCTGACAACCTGCAGAACTACAACTATATTCTCGAAAAACTCTACCACCACCCCGACCTCAAATTTGCCCAGGTTTTCGCTGAGTACGAAGAGTATGGTCAACGCCTGAAGCCCTATATCGCCGATACCTCCCTCTACCTCGCCAACGCCATGGCCCGGGGGGAGAAAATTCTCTTCGAAGGGGCCCAGGGCACGCTGCTGGATGTGGACAGCGGCACCTATCCCTATGTCACCTCATCTTCCTGCTGCAGTGGTGGCAGCCTGACGGGAACTGGTGTGGGCCCCCAGGCCATCAACCATGTGGTGGGCGTCATGAAAGCCTATACCACCCGTGTGGGCGAAGGGCCGTTCCCCACGGAGCTGCTGGATGCCGATGGCGAAAAACTGCGTGAAATCGGACATGAATATGGCGCCACTACCGGACGGCCCCGTCGCTGCGGCTGGTTTGACTCGGTTGTTGGCCGCTATGCGGTGCGCACCAATGGCCTGACCGGCCTGGCTGTCACCAAGCTTGATGTGCTCGATGCCTTTGATACCATCAAGATCTGCACCGGCTACAAGATTGATGGCGAAGTGGTTCAGGAATTCCCCGCCAGCCTCAGCAAACTGCGCAGAATCGAGCCGGTTTTCGAAGAGATGCCTGGCTGGAAGACATCCACCGTTGGCGCCAAAGGGGAACAGGATCTGCCACCGAATGCCGTGGCGTACCTGCGCCGCATTGAGGAGCTGGTCGGCTGCAAGGCTGTTCTCGTCTCCACTGGCCCGAAGCGTGATCAGACGTACTTTACGCCCGATTTTGACACCCTGCTGTAA
- a CDS encoding thioredoxin domain-containing protein — protein sequence MLRSFFFCLMALALASIGTTAVAASLCDPPKAPQTRTAKTLARNLIPYLPDQSCIEINREEALFSGFNYFDLTVRWKDQQGERSQQVIEISDGRYVLGQALDLTDRSDVIAEAKARFAPALEIPLSAEDLAAGNPNASTVVVAFGDYDCGYCAQAYEFLHGKAGNTVAFYTKDFVLFPNSLVQAKVVLAAKRAGVQDIHAVKSGMYSKSMARMTPQQATQAALEAVPAAEREKVKAYLDQHDGQISATIQESTHFARAQGWSGTPVVVINGRVVPGGFNQDVISEMLK from the coding sequence ATGTTGCGTTCTTTTTTTTTCTGTCTGATGGCCCTTGCGCTGGCCAGCATCGGTACAACCGCTGTCGCTGCCAGCCTCTGTGACCCCCCAAAAGCTCCCCAGACCCGCACGGCAAAGACACTCGCCCGTAACCTGATACCCTACCTTCCCGACCAGAGCTGTATTGAGATCAACCGCGAAGAGGCACTCTTTTCCGGCTTTAATTACTTTGACCTGACGGTACGCTGGAAAGACCAGCAGGGAGAGCGCTCCCAACAGGTCATCGAAATTTCCGATGGTCGCTACGTTCTGGGGCAGGCCCTTGACCTGACTGACCGCTCCGATGTCATCGCTGAGGCCAAAGCCCGCTTTGCCCCGGCTCTGGAAATCCCCCTGAGCGCGGAAGACCTGGCGGCAGGGAACCCCAACGCCAGTACAGTCGTCGTGGCATTCGGCGACTACGACTGCGGTTACTGCGCCCAGGCCTACGAGTTCCTGCACGGCAAGGCAGGCAACACTGTCGCCTTCTACACCAAAGATTTTGTCCTCTTCCCCAACTCACTGGTTCAGGCCAAGGTGGTTCTGGCCGCCAAACGCGCTGGGGTTCAGGATATCCACGCCGTGAAAAGCGGCATGTACAGCAAGAGCATGGCCCGCATGACTCCTCAGCAGGCAACCCAGGCTGCCCTCGAAGCGGTTCCGGCAGCCGAGAGGGAGAAGGTCAAAGCCTATCTGGACCAGCATGACGGCCAGATCAGCGCGACGATTCAGGAGTCCACCCATTTCGCCCGCGCCCAGGGCTGGAGCGGAACCCCCGTGGTGGTCATCAACGGCCGCGTGGTTCCCGGTGGCTTCAATCAGGATGTGATCAGCGAGATGCTCAAGTAA
- a CDS encoding DUF2318 domain-containing protein, whose amino-acid sequence MPEKRLPEKGSPGFQENQGRLPAGWVVALCISAVFAGLYFFSGDRTPRHIARAQVVQAIGGEVSHELADFSDGKARYFLFRSEAQEVRYFILMGADGVVRVALDACEVCWQENLGYVQDGESMVCAHCGLRFPFSQIGMKQGGCHPVPLNHRVEGGRLILSVEDLQEAVAYFTFS is encoded by the coding sequence ATGCCAGAGAAGAGGCTCCCGGAAAAAGGATCACCCGGGTTTCAGGAAAATCAGGGGCGCCTGCCCGCAGGCTGGGTGGTTGCGCTGTGTATTTCTGCGGTTTTTGCCGGGCTCTATTTTTTTTCTGGCGATAGGACACCGCGTCATATTGCCAGGGCTCAGGTGGTGCAGGCGATAGGTGGCGAGGTGAGTCATGAACTGGCTGATTTTTCAGATGGCAAAGCTCGCTATTTTCTTTTCCGGTCGGAAGCGCAAGAAGTGCGCTACTTTATCCTGATGGGTGCTGATGGGGTGGTGCGGGTTGCGCTGGATGCCTGTGAAGTGTGCTGGCAGGAGAACCTGGGGTACGTTCAGGATGGTGAATCCATGGTCTGTGCCCACTGCGGGCTTCGCTTCCCCTTCAGCCAGATCGGCATGAAACAAGGAGGGTGCCACCCCGTTCCCCTGAACCATAGGGTTGAGGGTGGCCGCCTGATCCTGTCAGTGGAGGATCTGCAGGAAGCCGTGGCCTACTTCACGTTTTCCTGA
- a CDS encoding KpsF/GutQ family sugar-phosphate isomerase, translated as MNHEHFLQSARQVITTEATEVARLVEHLDMDFARSVEAILQSRGRVIVCGMGKSGIIGKKIAATMASTGTPSFFMHPGEAYHGDLGMVTPDDVFIAISHSGETDEVVKLIPFLQDNGNYLIALTGNPASTLARAAHSHLNTGVTREACPLQLAPTSSTTATLVLGDALAVTLMEARNFQPENFARFHPGGSLGRKLLTRVEQVMKQDNLPFVDSQTGMKDIIHTMSEGRCGLAIVVNAQNFLVGIITDGDLRRAMDKRQEDFFRLSAQDIMTREPKTVAPQTRLVDAEALMISRKINSLLVAQDLRVSGIIQLYDL; from the coding sequence ATGAACCACGAGCACTTTCTCCAGAGCGCCCGCCAGGTGATCACCACCGAAGCCACCGAAGTGGCCAGGCTGGTGGAGCACCTGGATATGGACTTTGCCCGCAGTGTCGAAGCCATCCTGCAGTCCCGTGGCCGGGTTATCGTCTGCGGCATGGGAAAATCAGGTATCATCGGCAAGAAGATCGCCGCCACCATGGCCAGCACCGGCACGCCGAGTTTTTTCATGCACCCCGGCGAAGCCTACCACGGCGACCTCGGCATGGTGACGCCTGACGACGTCTTCATTGCCATCTCCCATTCCGGTGAGACCGACGAGGTGGTCAAGCTCATTCCCTTTCTGCAGGACAATGGCAACTATCTGATCGCGCTGACGGGAAATCCCGCATCCACCCTGGCACGCGCCGCTCACAGCCACCTCAACACCGGCGTCACCAGGGAGGCCTGCCCGCTCCAGCTGGCTCCCACCTCATCCACAACGGCGACACTGGTACTGGGAGACGCCCTGGCAGTGACCCTCATGGAGGCCCGAAACTTTCAGCCCGAGAACTTTGCCCGTTTCCATCCCGGCGGCTCCCTGGGGCGCAAGCTGCTAACACGGGTGGAGCAGGTCATGAAGCAGGACAACCTGCCCTTTGTCGACAGCCAGACCGGCATGAAGGATATCATTCACACCATGAGCGAAGGACGCTGCGGACTGGCCATTGTGGTCAACGCCCAGAACTTCCTGGTAGGCATCATCACCGATGGTGACCTGCGGCGTGCCATGGATAAACGCCAGGAGGATTTCTTCCGTCTGAGCGCCCAGGATATCATGACCAGGGAACCCAAAACCGTGGCACCACAAACCCGCCTGGTCGACGCCGAAGCCCTGATGATCAGCAGGAAAATCAACTCCCTGCTGGTCGCCCAGGATCTGCGGGTCAGTGGTATCATCCAGCTCTACGACCTCTGA